From one Lycium ferocissimum isolate CSIRO_LF1 chromosome 5, AGI_CSIRO_Lferr_CH_V1, whole genome shotgun sequence genomic stretch:
- the LOC132055286 gene encoding auxin-binding protein ABP19a-like: MLKLLFLLAALILSSNASVQDFCVADLKGPESPAGYSCKSVTNVTVDDFVFSGLSKAGNTASIIKAAVTPAFAAQFPGLNGLGISGGRLDLAPGGVIPFHTHPGASEILLVTQGQITCGFVSSANTVYLKTLKKGDLMVFPQGLLHFQVSAGYTSVGFIFFSSSNPGLQITDFALFANDLPTKLVGATTFLDEATIKKLKGVLGGTN, translated from the coding sequence atgctTAAACTTCTCTTTCTCTTAGCTGCCCTCATCTTGAGCAGCAATGCTTCTGTTCAAGATTTCTGTGTAGCAGACTTAAAAGGTCCAGAATCACCTGCTGGTTATTCTTGCAAAAGTGTCACAAATGTCACAGTTGACGATTTcgtgttttctgggcttagtAAAGCTGGAAACacagcaagcattattaaggcCGCAGTTACACCAGCATTTGCAGCCCAATTTCCAGGCCTTAATGGGCTTGGGATTTCTGGGGGGCGTTTGGACTTAGCACCAGGTGGTGTAATTCCATTTCACACTCACCCTGGTGCTTCTGAAATTTTACTTGTGACTCAAGGCCAAATTACTTGTGGATTTGTTTCTTCAGCAAATACTGTTTACTTAAAGACACTTAAAAAAGGTGATTTAATGGTATTTCCACAAGGATTATTGCATTTTCAAGTGAGTGCTGGATACACTTCTGTgggttttatattttttagcaGCTCTAATCCAGGTCTTCAGATAACTGATTTTGCATTATTTGCTAATGATTTGCCAACTAAGTTGGTGGGGGCCACCACATTCCTTGATGAAGCAACAATTAAGAAACTCAAGGGTGTGCTTGGAGGCACTAACTAA
- the LOC132055284 gene encoding protein NODULATION SIGNALING PATHWAY 1 — protein MFKHQNILSDHTYSRFCNIMGIDELEPNSNSDPISEWLANTLSDVPSFLDEPYDYTDDLNFYGDSWWVPNEEIVNHNNTCNSFNSNSPVNIATSNIPSEPIILDHPQPLDLSKKRKTTGPDHNPKGPRKNQNRQINEVEDGHVVRRSTGPKRVTTKSTANNGNNNEGRWAEHLLNPCAAAISVSNMNRVQHLLYVLNELASFTGDANHRLAAHGLRALTHHLSSSPGTSSASSSTLGVTNFASVNHKFFRDSLINFNDISPWFRIPNNIANSSILQIIGEQDRLKNLHILDIGVSHGVQWPTLLEELTLRSGGPPPLVRVTVITPTIENGELRGTPFVIDPPGYDFSSQLLAFAKAININLQINRLDNFPLMSLNSQVINSSSDETLVICAQFRLHNLHHGNPDERSELLRILKSLDPKGLVLSENNTECSCNSCGDFATMFSRRVEYLWRFLDSTSVAYKGRESEERRMMEGEAAKALTNMGEMNERKEKWCERMRSVGFVKEVFGEDAVDGARALLRKYDNNWVMKVEERDGCVDLWWKGQPISFCSLWKI, from the exons ATGTTCAAACACCAAAACATCCTCTCCGATCACACTTATTCCAGGTTTTGTAATATAATGGGCATCGACGAACTTGAGCCTAATTCCAACTCCGATCCAATCTCAGAGTGGCTAGCTAATACTTTATCCGATGTCCCATCCTTCCTCGACGAGCCCTATGATTACACCGATGATTTAAATTTCTATGGCGACTCATGGTGGGTTCCAAATGAAGAGATCGTTAATCACAACAATACATGTAACTCTTTCAACAGCAACTCCCCAGTCAACATAGCAACTAGCAATATCCCTTCGGAGCCCATCATTTTAGATCATCCACAACCGTTGGATCTATCTAAGAAACGGAAAACAACAGGCCCTGATCATAATCCAAAGGGGCCAAGGAAGAATCAGAACCGTCAGATCAATGAGGTGGAAGATGGTCATGTTGTAAGAAGATCAACAGGACCAAAAAGagtaacaacaaaatcaacagcAAATAACGGTAACAACAACGAAGGAAGATGGGCTGAGCATTTGCTCAACCCTTGTGCTGCTGCAATCTCTGTCAGTAACATGAACCGCGTGCAACATCTGTTGTACGTTCTGAATGAGTTAGCATCGTTCACAG GTGATGCGAACCACAGGCTAGCTGCTCATGGACTACGCGCATTGACACATCATCTGTCTTCTTCCCCTGGCACATCATCAGCATCCTCTTCTACTCTTGGAGTTACAAATTTCGCTTCTGTCAATCATAAATTCTTCAGGGACTCGTTGATCAATTTCAATGATATTAGTCCCTGGTTCCGAATCCCCAATAACATTGCGAATTCCTCTATTCTCCAAATTATTGGAGAACAAGATCGGTTAAAAAACCTTCACATCCTTGATATTGGAGTCTCTCATGGTGTTCAGTGGCCCACACTTCTCGAGGAGCTGACTCTACGATCAGGTGGGCCACCACCGTTGGTTCGCGTAACAGTTATTACGCCAACCATCGAGAACGGAGAATTAAGAGGCACTCCATTTGTGATCGATCCACCTGGTTACGATTTTTCCTCGCAACTACTAGCCTTTGCTAAGGCTATTAACATCAATTTACAGATCAACAGACTGGATAATTTTCCTCTTATGAGTCTCAATTCACAAGTCATAAATTCATCTTCTGATGAAACGTTAGTTATTTGTGCTCAGTTTAGACTACACAATTTGCATCATGGTAACCCGGATGAACGATCCGAGTTGTTGAGGATATTGAAGAGCTTGGACCCGAAAGGATTAGTTCTCAGCGAGAACAACACGGAATGTAGCTGCAACAGTTGTGGGGATTTTGCTACGATGTTCTCAAGACGAGTGGAGTACTTATGGAGGTTTTTGGACTCGACGAGTGTGGCTTACAAAGGGCGTGAGAGCGAAGAAAGGAGGATGATGGAAGGAGAAGCAGCAAAGGCGTTAACGAATAtgggagaaatgaatgaaaggaagGAGAAATGGTGTGAGAGAATGAGGAGCGTTGGATTTGTTAAGGAGGTGTTTGGAGAGGATGCCGTAGACGGAGCTAGGGCGTTGTTGAGGAAGTATGACAACAACTGGGTGATGAAAGTGGAAGAGAGAGATGGCTGTGTGGATCTATGGTGGAAAGGGCAGCCAATTTCATTCTGCTCATTATGGAAGATATAG